In one Alnus glutinosa chromosome 12, dhAlnGlut1.1, whole genome shotgun sequence genomic region, the following are encoded:
- the LOC133852737 gene encoding trihelix transcription factor GTL2, translating into MFDGLPDQFHQFIVSRPSLPLPLSFPLHASSSPITTLPAPYDPYNPSHHHLPALQPTLLHPLHHKDHHHEHKQQQQQQQQNNFPSMNLEIIQRDHQRSSISDDPPDPWTNDEVLALLRIRSTVENWIPDFTWEHVSRKLAELGFKRSAEKCKEKYEEESRYFNNNINYTKNYRFLSELEELYHGDQKTEKPDNLGQSLEQFEDSEDVAGKTSSKSKKRKRKKKFEMLKGLCEKIVSNMMAKQEEMHNKLIQDMVKREEEKVAKEEAWKKKEMDRLNTELEIMAHEQAIAGDRQTTIIELLKQFTSSNSSRSHCFEERVHVQEQDSSLKPSSLIQEQNDTAEPPPSSTTTKTLSPQSPNSLKDVDLGKRWPRDEVLALINLRCALYNSNGDQEKEPTKAPLWERISQGMLEMGYKRSAKRCKEKWENINKYFRKTKDVNKKRSLDSRTCPYYHQLTALYNQGTLVAPSEAPENSLSASKNHLAAVPEIVSGNSTIHVAEGEKNMVQAVLPSFDFEF; encoded by the exons ATGTTTGATGGATTACCAGACCAGTTCCACCAATTCATAGTCTCAAGACCTTCACTTCCTCTCCCTCTTTCCTTTCCTCTCCACGCATCTTCATCCCCAATTACCACCTTACCCGCTCCCTACGATCCTTACAACCCTTCTCATCATCATCTCCCCGCCCTCCAACCAACCCTTTTGCACCCCTTGCACCACAAAGATCATCATCATGaacacaaacaacaacaacaacaacaacaacaaaacaacttccCCTCTATGAATTTGGAGATCATTCAAAGAGATCATCAAAGATCATCAATCTCCGACGACCCACCCGATCCATGGACTAACGACGAGGTTCTTGCACTCTTGAGAATCAGATCCACCGTCGAGAATTGGATCCCCGATTTCACTTGGGAACATGTCTCCAG GAAATTAGCAGAGCTTGGTTTCAAGAGGAGTGCGGAGAAGTGCAAGGAGAAATACGAAGAGGAGAGTAGATATTTCAATAACAACATTAACTACACCAAGAACTACAGGTTTCTCAGCGAGCTTGAAGAGCTATATCATGGCGACCAGAAGACGGAAAAACCAGACAACCTGGGGCAGAGTTTGGAACAATTTGAGGATAGTGAAGACGTGGCGGGAAAGACGTCATCAAAGAGcaaaaagaggaagaggaagaagaagttCGAGATGCTCAAGGGCTTATGCGAGAAAATTGTGAGCAACATGATGGCTAAGCAAGAGGAAATGCATAACAAGCTTATTCAAGATATggtaaagagagaagaagaaaaggttgcaaaagaagaagcttggaagaagaaagagatgGATAGGTTGAACACAGAGCTTGAAATCATGGCGCACGAACAGGCTATTGCCGGCGACAGACAGACTACAATCATCGAATTGTTGAAGCAGTTCACGTCAAGTAATTCTTCTAGAAGCCATTGCTTTGAAGAGAGAGTACATGTACAGGAACAGGATTCGTCTCTCAAGCCATCTTCCttaattcaagaacaaaacgACACAGCCGAACCGCCCCCTTCAtctacaacaacaaaaaccctaTCCCCTCAAAGCCCTAATTCTCTCAAAGATGTCGACCTCGGAAAGAGATGGCCGAGAGATGAAGTCTTGGCGCTCATAAACCTGAGATGCGCTCTGTATAATAGCAATGGCGATCAGGAGAAGGAGCCGACAAAGGCTCCTCTGTGGGAGAGAATCTCGCAAGGGATGTTGGAGATGGGTTACAAGAGGAGTGCAAAGAGGTGCAAAGAGAAATGGGAGAACATAAACAAGTACTTCAGGAAAACTAAGGATGTCAACAAAAAGAGGTCGCTTGATTCCAGAACATGCCCTTATTATCATCAGCTCACTGCTCTGTACAATCAAGGCACGCTTGTTGCGCCCTCCGAAGCGCCGGAAAACAGCTTGTCTGCGTCGAAAAACCACTTGGCCGCGGTACCCGAAATCGTGTCCGGTAATTCGACTATACACGTTGCTGAAGGTGAGAAAAATATGGTTCAAGCAGTACTACCgtcttttgattttgaattctaa